The following are from one region of the Dreissena polymorpha isolate Duluth1 chromosome 2, UMN_Dpol_1.0, whole genome shotgun sequence genome:
- the LOC127868457 gene encoding uncharacterized protein LOC127868457: protein MGENNETKVKNNLWRLLSRGVRTEHVSALASRLRKMFMQLAAFVRHARSTDAYDDTRPLTKGEKSLINPIYKGPQITVPWTGPVFEFPTSRKLTNAELKAQVNLLELRFWKQGEIMARHRSQTCVLQRVRSARIPFFNEKKVAEMADLVEKIKLRQYIKESGLDGFGVLT, encoded by the exons ATGGGAGAAAACAACGAAACAAAGGTAAAGAACAACCTGTGGAGGCTTCTGTCTCGAGGTGTAAGGACAGAACATGTCAGCGCGTTAGCATCACGCCTACGAAAGATGTTCATGCAGCTAGCGGCTTTTGTGAGACATGCCCGGTCCACGGACGCGTACGACGATACCAGACCCCTTACAAAGGGAGAGAAGTCCTTGATAAATCCCATCTACAAAGGGCCCCAAATCACCGTTCCGTGGACTGGTCCCGTGTTCGAGTTCCCCACATCTCGGAAACTCACAAACGCCGAGCTGAAGGCTCAGGTGAACCTGCTGGAACTCAGGTTCTGGAAGCAGGGCGAGATAATGGCAAGGCACAGGAGTCAGACATGCGTCTTGCAGAGGGTCCGGTCCGCCAGGATTCCGTTTTTCAACGAAAAGAAAGTGGCGGAGATGGCCGACCTTGTTGAAAAAATCAAACTGCGACAGTACATCAAGGAGTCTGGCCTAG ACGGATTTGGTGTTTTAACGTGA